DNA from Leptospira koniambonensis:
AAGTACTATCTCCGTAAACTTGGCCATCTCTATGGCTAAGGCAGGACAGAAGGTCCTAGTATTTGACGGAGACCTAGGACTTGCTAACGTGAATGTGATCTTAGGGATCATTCCTAAATACAATTTATATCACGTAGTCAAGGGACATAAAAGTTTAAAGGATATTATCATCCAAGCTCCTGAAGGAGTGGATATCATCGCGGGTGCAAGTGGTTATTCTCAGCTTGCTAACTTGAACGATACCCAAAGAAATAATTTGATCAAAGGATTCGCTGATCTGGATTCCTATGATTATATGATCATAGACACTGGAGCAGGGATCAGTTCAAACGTGATTGGGCTCACACTTCCTGCAGATGATGTGATCGTAGTTACTACACCAGAACCTACTGCAATTACAGATTCTTATGGACTGATCAAAGCGATCGTTTCCCAAAGTAGAGATAAAAATCTTAAGATGGTAGTGAACCGTGTACGTTCCGCTATCGAAGGGAAGAAGGTTGCAGACCGTGTGATCGATATCTCTGGTCAATTCTTAGAAGTAAGAGTCGAAAATTTAGGATTCATCTTCCAGGACGACGAGGTGGAAAAAAGTATCCGGGAACAAAAGCCGTATATCATCCATTCACCTAAGAGCAAGGCAGCAGCTTGTTTGAATCGGATCACATATTCTCTACTGAACCAAGAAATGGATAATTTAGATGATTCCGGCATCACCGGATTCTTCCGTAAGTTTTTCAATTTTGTGGACGTTAGAGAAAAACAACAGAGCGAGGAAGAGTGAACCTACAAATTGGTTTTCTCGCTTTTTTTTCCCTTTTAGGGCTCATCATAAGTCTGGTCTGTGGCATCATGGTCGGAAATTATTTCGGTCATATTGCATTCGTTACCTTTTTATCCACGGTCGGTATGGCTGTTTTCGGATTTGGGGTTTATTCCGTTTTAGCCTCCAAGGTTCCTGAATTTTTAGAACTTCTGGGTAATTTTACAGGCGCTCATTCCAGCGGAGATGAGGACGGTCTCGAAGGTGGGGGGCGCAGTTCCTATTCAGAACATTCTGATATGGATACTTCTACCCCTCATTTTGATTCTCCAGGTAGCGCGGACGAAATGCGAGCAGCTGCGAGTGGAATTCCTCGCAAAAAAGCAGATAAATTCGGAGATCATATCATCGTAGAAAATATCGCGATCAAAAATGAGCCTAAGTTGATGGCGGAAGCGATCCGAACCATGCTCGCAAAAGACGACGGTAGCCAGGAAAAATAGTAAAAATCTTTCCAACTGAATTCTCGACTTGTTGGATCTCCAACATCCGAACTTAGTATAAAAATTCTC
Protein-coding regions in this window:
- a CDS encoding MinD/ParA family protein encodes the protein MDQATQLRKLTEGNTSLKLVSSTKPMTKIIAIASGKGGVGKSTISVNLAISMAKAGQKVLVFDGDLGLANVNVILGIIPKYNLYHVVKGHKSLKDIIIQAPEGVDIIAGASGYSQLANLNDTQRNNLIKGFADLDSYDYMIIDTGAGISSNVIGLTLPADDVIVVTTPEPTAITDSYGLIKAIVSQSRDKNLKMVVNRVRSAIEGKKVADRVIDISGQFLEVRVENLGFIFQDDEVEKSIREQKPYIIHSPKSKAAACLNRITYSLLNQEMDNLDDSGITGFFRKFFNFVDVREKQQSEEE